AAATGTTGGATTAATTTAATTGACACTGTTAGATTGCTGATGTGGCAAgagatattttttttcaaaaaaaaatttgaatttgaaatgtaaaaaaacacAATCTTCTTTTTagataaagaagaagaagaaagaagagagaaaaatgatttgaatatgaattttgactagtcaaaaatgaaaaatgaatttTTGAAAATACCTTACATTTAATATTGTCAAATCATTTGACTTGATTTTGCTAattatttttggagaaaaaaacGTACAAGTAGTGATATgcaaaaatgtaaaacaatatttgaattatgagtgttaatgGTTTTATTTATAcgaataataaatattattgagACCAAATGTTGTATTGGTGGACATTTTAAGTGGTTTTAGGAATAATAACTACTATTGAAAATGCGGGTGTTATACTATTGACTAGACCAAATGCGggcattttataaaataatttctTTAAAATGGGATGCTTCACTAGATTCTAGAGAAATCGCTACAAATTAGTTAAAAAGCATAACAAattaggatttgttttttaaaaaaaaaaacattagggTTTTGTAGGCACCTCCTCTCTCTCTAATTCCACTCGAAGTCGAAGTCGAAGTCGAAGTCATATAAAAGGACAGTATCGGAGGTAGCAGACTCTGCCTAGAAAAAAACCCTAATCGTGTTATTTTATTTTCCGATGTCAAATCCAGCTTACTCTGCAATCCTGAGAATGGTCGCTTTGTTGATCCAAAACCTTTCAAGTTTTCCATCTACTTCTTCTTTATTATCTTTATACGCTTCTTTCTCCACTTCCTTGATGCTCTTTCGGAACGTCTATCATGAACTTGTTCCCAAAAAGCTTGAAGAATTTCTCAAGGCTAAGTTCAAATCCTATTTCTCCACCTATAAGATTTCCCCTTGTTACGACACTTTCATTATCGATGATTCATGGAAAGGCATTTCTCGCAACAAACTTCTCGAAATAGCTAAATTTTATCTTTCCACCAAAATCGGCCCTAAAAACAAGATCATCCGAGTCGGAAAATTCAGCGGACAAAAGAAATTAACCGCCGGCCTTGTTAGAGGCCAGGAAATCGTCGATTCTTTCCAAGGCATTGATATTAAATGGCACTTCGACCTCCAATCAAGAGAAGACGGCGGCGGTGAATATTTTAAACTAAGTTTCGAGGCCAAACACAGAGACAAGGTCTTTGATGAATACCTCAAACATATTATTACTATACACAAGTCTATGACTACGAATAACAAAGAAAGGGTTCTGATGCTGTATTCGCTTTGCCGTGGAAATTGGAGAAGTATTGAATTTGAGCATTCTGCTACTTTTGATACAATCGCCATGGATTCCGATTTGAAGAAATCTATTATACAAGATATTGACAGATTTCTCACCAGGAAGGACTATTATAAGAGAATTGGTAAAGCCTGGAAACGCGGTTATTTACTGTACGGTCCTCCTGGAACTGGTAAATCAAGCTTGATTGCTGCTATGGCCAATTACTTGAAGTATGATATTTATGTTCTAGAGCTTTCTGATATTGGTTCGGATTATCAATTAAGGAGTACTATTCTGGAAACAGATAGAAAATCTATAATTGTTGTTGAAGATATAGATTGTACCTCAGAGGTTCATGATCGGTCCAAATCCGATGAGGATTCTGATTCTTCTGATTCCAGTTGCGATTCGGATGATAAAGATGTTAGTGTGAGTATTTCTAGGTCAATTAAATTCAATTTgttccttattattattattacgaaTACATATGATTTATGATTGTGGATTAACATGTGAATGCAGTTTAGCCTGTCATCACTGCTAAATTGTGTGGACGGACTGTGGTCCAGCAGTTTAGAGGAGAGAATAATAGTATTCACAACGAATCATAAAGAAGTATTGGATCCAGCATTGCTTAGACCGGGAAGAATGGATATGCATATACACATGTCATATTGCAGCCGTGAAGGATATAGGGTATTGGTGTCAAATTATCTAGAAATAAAAGAACATCCTCTCTTTAAAGAGATAGATGAAGTGATTGAGAGTGTGGAGGCAACACCAGCTTCATTAGCTGAAGAAATGATGAAAAGTGATGATCCAGATATAGCTCTAGCTCAAGTCCTCAAATTTCTCAACCAAAAAAAGATTGAAAAAGCAGCAGCTCAAGATGATGAAAACTCTCttacttgataatctatctatTTAATTATGTACTATGTCTTCTTTTTTCTGCTACTCGAATTCTATTCTTGCTTTTTCTGCGGGTGCATACAATATACTATTATGTTTCAGattaattatcatttttatgaGTAATTTATATTTACAAAGAGTATCGGGTTGGAACCAGAATGCAACAATACACCTAACATCCCAAAACTTAGATTTAGCTAGGCTTATAGAATTAAAGTAAATAATACCTATGAAAAGAGAAATTGAAGGGTTAATAATAAATAGTATAATAACTCTTTTTTAATAGGTTACTTCTACTCAATTAGTAAAtagtaattatataataattcatTTTTAGTAGGATAATTTTACATTGTCTAGAAAACCAGAGGAAGCTTTGATGCTGCCAAACTTGgagttttttctttctctataATAAGCCCTTAGTGAAGGAGTAGAAGGTTAACAATTGGAGTTCGCCAAGTTATTTGGATTTACAGTTAAATGATAgttaacatatatatttttcttgttGTTTGTTTGTTATTTATGCTAATTAAGTGATTAATTGTATAAATGATTCGGTGATTGATAATTGATAGTATATGCATTAATTGATTGTGTTAACGATCTTGAGAAGGATATGCTTTGGATACAATCTTGTAATTACGATTTAGTATTATGATAATTAGCATGTGTATTGTTGGTTGAAACTTTTTATTATGAGGTTGTCGATGTTGAGGAAGCAAATGTTgtatttgtaaaaaacaaagtaagcatagaatgcACCATATGCATGATATGCTTTGGATAGGTTATACATAGTTGTTAGTTTGTGATTGAAGTGTTGTACGCGAAGAGTTTTATATGAAATTGAGATAAGTATTTTGGAACGCAAGGGATACTCTGTACTATTTATTATGATATGTGGTATATATTTTAGCATCTTGTAGTGAGTGCAGTGCTTGAATATATCTTGAAGTGGAGGTGGTATTCGGATGGTATGGGGGAAATCCTGTTTTTTTATTGATACGTTGTGATTGTGAAGAGTTGGAAGTAGTTAATCTTTGAGTATAATTTCTCCTTGATATGGATGCTTAAAAGGGGTAGACCCCTGCGAAAGGAGTTGGTTGGCGAGGATTCAGAAAGTTCTCAATACCATATGGACTTTGGCCTAGCTCAAAATGTTGATTTTAGTTTTATATTACTCTAGAAATTGTTAACGTGTTTAACAAAATAAGAAtaactttatattttataagcATTTAAGTGAAAtttcctttatatatattttaatgctAATTGTGTTTGATTAGGTGTGTCAATGGGCTGGAGCGAGGGCATAGATCCTCGCCCTATCCCCAATTCTTGCAGTGATGGAGTCGGGAAGTCCCTATTAAGAGATTCAAAGATTTATATTCTCCATCATACGGGTGACGAAGAATCTCGTCCCCccaacaaaatttaaaaataatgatcTCATTGGTTTTTAATTAGTAATTTACTtgttttaaaaaagaaaactagtgatttaatgtttttaaaaatcactaattaattgttaaaaaaaatagtaattgaTATTGGAAAAACTTAAGGTTGATACAGTAGAAATCATAGTCCAACTTAAACTAAATCAATGGTTTGCAAAACATATGTGTTACTAGGAAGCATAATTATTTATGTGGATTGAGTGAGATTATCCACTGTGATTAACAAAATTCTTGATAATAAAGGATAAATGAGTTGTTAGCAGTAATCTTCACCTTTGACCACTGGTCAATCACCGTATGTAAAGAATGTAAAAATCATATTTCAACTGATCAATATGTGATAATATAGTACTGGGAAGGGGTGAGGACTTGATGGAATTAATTAGGTTGggattttgggtaattaataagtggtaaatgataaataaaaaatatacatataaattattaaatttaattataatatataattataactaaattaacATTATAAATATTCAGGGATTTTTGTGGGGATTTATTAAGGAATGGGGGAATAACTCACGGTTCGGAGATAGTATCACCATCTCTATCTTTTGGAGGCAAAAAATCCCCATCCCCATCGGTATGAATCCTGGTGGTTTTAGGAGAATCTCCCGCCCTATTATCATCCCTATATGTTTGACAAAATAGGAAtaactttatattttataagattTATAGAAAAATGTCaatcctaaaaattataaaaaatagcaTTGATCTCGTACACTTTCTGTATTTActgaaaatgaaattaataaaaaggataTTTTAGAATTATGGAATTAGgaccgtttgttttacctgccATTTGCTGTTCTTGTTTGTTAtttcctgttacggtttgttgtttgctgtttgaaaaaaactgtttttccaaaaattaGAGATTAcatgcttttataaaaaaaactacttttcagaTACAAAAGATAAACATAagatgtctaaccaaacacctaaaactctcattttcttTGAAAATGCAAACAGAAGGTTAAAAagcagcaaccaaacacccctagATCCGTTTAGGGAAATTTACATATGGACATACACTTTTTCAAAagttatttacaactatgtcaaataataatttgaatCATGTCAAACTAAGAAttcagtatttttaatatattttaaggactgtgatttataaattaagggtcTATGATATACTTTTTAGATTTAGAATTTAGGAAGCGatgtctaaaatttataaattatggtataaaaacatactttatttgtgatatataaaagtaatgatatatttaaaattaaattttataatatgatttaattgtaatttttataacATAAAAAGTCCCATTTATTTATGGCTAAAACGTGATTAGGTTTGGGCTTAAGGTTTAACTGATGTATTTAAATGaggaaattacatataaaacaTATGCTAAAACCATTTTTATTATTCAACTACTTGACATTTTAAGAAATTCTTTATAAATATAAGATAATTATAAATAGTTGGATTAATAATGACTAATATGTAACTTACCCTATTTAAATTCAGTCCAACTTAATTATATTTGGATCGGTTTTGAGCCAAGTTGGATCTAGCTAAAGAAACAAACTTTCAAGTGTAATCTGTCCAACTAACCTGTTATTCCATTTATTCTATTATATAAATCATTATATataacaaattaagaaatacaattaatatagaattaattaatgaatttatattggttaagtaaaaaattaaaattctcaTATAATTTTTGACaaataaaccttgaaatgtCCAAAACACATCAACCAATGATTATCCTTAAATTTTTGGAAAACTGGACTGAGTTATAAAGTGGAATGGATTgaataatttatattaaaattaaacaacaaTTGAACAATAAAAATCCAACAAAATTTTATATAGAATCTGATTgttattgtttattttttttggtcgaaaaggaaaggaaagcaaagcaaaacaagcaactatatcgggattagcctaggaaagctaaccccaatcatatcctctaaaagaagaggagaaagagcgatagggggaacggtaagggtagaaacacctaacaccccctcatggtctgccgccgccaagtgatctgcaacacggttctgctcccgaaaaatgtggctgaactcaaggatatcaaatgaggggctaagcctcttaatagctttaataaggttgcggctatgaagacccatggcatgactatccaaaatcatattgatggcctccaagttatctaactccacagaaagcctcttaacacccagcctaatcgccagctggatcccagagagaatgccccagagctccgcagagaaggaagaacccaaacccaaattctgggtaaacccagaaagccaggcgcctcccgcatccctaagaacacctccgacatcaatcttaccattactgaggcaggaaccatcagtattcagcttcacaaccccctctctcggcctgctccagcttCACAACCCATTATTGTTTATTGTATTgcattgttttttttctttttttttttttttttttttttataaaaagccATATATTATGAATCAAATGAGAAGATATCACTTTGAATACAATTAGAAACACAACTAGTtatctcaaaagaaaaaaaaaactaggaaaatcttcaataaaaaatttcatatttGAAAGAGAACGAGCCCAAACAGTCAAAATATGTACAGCATAATTCGCTTGTTGTCTCTCGTGAACAAACTCTATCGTTGCAAAGTATCGAGTCActttaaaaatgtcatctaaaatGACCCCAAGccaatttgacaaaattatctctCCTTTAAGCAGTTGTATAGCAAATACCGAATCAGAAGCTACCAAAATATCTTAGAATCCACAATCCCGAACTACACACAATAAAATAGAACCCTAATAACTCTGCATGCAAGGCCGATAACGTAGTACCAATTGGACCTCCACCAGACACGAAGACCAAACCATTACAATCCCTCATCACCATTCCAAAGGATTCAATAAATGTTTATGCCGAAAAAGCCGTATCACAAttaagtttaaaattaaaattattaactcCTGGAAGTGACCAATTTGAACGAATATTATCATTTGATAATAATATTCGAACCGCTTCGGATGGAAAAGATCTCTGGTCGACTGCAGCTGAAGAAGAATTGCTAGAATTGACTGCATCAGAAACACCTATTCTACCCCTGGACATCGAAATTGCAAATTCAATTGCACCAGAAAACGCTAAGCCGACAGCTCCACCTACAACAATAGATTGACCAGGATCTGCCAATAATGATGATTGAATAACATGGGAATGACTTGGTGACAGTGGCGAATCCAGAATGGTGGGGAGCGGGGAGCAAAATtctatgtaaaaaaaatttagacaaaaaatgtaaaattgtttatttttttttgataaaaaatgcaaaattattcaattttttatgacgaaaaatgcaaaatcgttcaattgtcatgcattattttcataatttttttttgataaaaaatgtaaattattaatgtttccgactcgtaatcatccatttccggtattctcgggttgttacgcatcaaatatccctaatgTTTTAagtcaggtgcaattttacccctaacatctaaaatggtgcaattttacccctaatgtttgtagccaggagcaattttatctctaacgttgataaattggatcaatttcagacactattataaaatacagtcatttttgtctttattttgcatcaattgcatatcaattttgtaattttgcaccaattttacccttaaggttgataaattggatcaatttcagacactattattcatgactgagaagacagtttgatgaattatttctcaaattgaccaaatttatcaacgttaggggttaaattgctcttggcttccaacattagggataaaattgctcctaacccaaaatattagaggtatttttgtactttaacccttatttttggatttaaaaaaaaaaaatttaatgggATGAGGGGGGAggcaaatgccccctttgaccccTACATCCGCCCTTGCTTGGTGATGGACAAAAATCAGTACCTGCACAACATAAATTAGTAGAAATTATAGAGGGATTAATTCCACTAACAGCAGCCAAACAAAGTCATTAACATCAAAACCACCAACTACTCTTTCAACATCTTCATCCGCAACACTAGGCCCATCATAAGAATTTGGAGATAAATCCCTCAATTTCTCAGCCTATCCAAAAATAGAATCCCAAATTGCAGCAACTAATTTGAACTTCCCAATCCGCTTTTTACCATAAGTAATTTGATTTCTTTCAAACCAAATGAAGCTAATCAtgcaacacaaaaaaaaaaaaaaagcaaactcCTCCTTTAATAAAATTTTTTGCACATCAGAGGACCAATCCAAGCAATTTGCACCAGCCATCTTATAAACTGGATGAATCATATTAGCCTGCTTCCAATATAATTTCGTATCAGAACAACTTTTAAACAGATGAATTAAAGTTTCAGAATGGAAATCAAAGAAACAACATTGACCTTGCACATTAATACCTTTTCTCAGAAGATTATCAAAACTAAGgcagaatatttttttttgcagcaCACTAAACTGCATGGATAAATTTTGCAGGAACTTTAACCTTCCACAAAGAATACCGAAACATATttgataaaaattataattaattgttgttagtatataaattaattaatatgaacatgttttaaatcaatgaatatatatatatatatatatatatatatatatatatataaatttaattctaaaaataataaaaacaaccTGTTAGATACTGTAGTTTCATTTGGTCAGTCGTAGTAAAAACCATAAGCTATAATAGTATGCATCAAGATACTCTAGGTATTTCACATCTGGAActgaaacaaaaacaaaaggaatGTCTCACTTTCCTCAAAGGTATAATTGCATTTTTCTATTCTATCTTTTGGTTATTGAGATTAATTAAGATGACATGTGTTCAGGTGATTAACTTAATTAACATTATATACGGACAAGTCTAGATAGAACAGGCTCAACGGATCAACAGCTCATAAACAGGTGTAGATAGAACCTTTAAGGTGGTTGTAATTTGGGAAGAATTAAGATTGCAGTAGAACCAAATGAAAAAGAATACTTGAAACCTCGGACCAGCTTATAGGGACCTGTAAAAGAGCCTGAATTTCCCTTGTGCAGCCACCTAGCAAATTCCCACTCCTAACATTTTGTAGAATTCACTACCATTCTGTTGATTTCTGATTCCTAGTATCTATGAATGCTCAATCAACAGAATAAAAGGGGTATGCAAGCTTAGACAACAGTAGTTAATATTTTAGCTATTTGGAGTAGCAGCAAGACCTTAATACGTAATGAGAACAAATTTCAAATACAGAAAATGGGTTGGAGAGAGAGGTCCATCCAGCTCAGTAACAAGAGAAGCAACCGAAAACGATGAAGGATTTTAGACCaatttctctttgtaatgttctgtaCAGGATTCTAGCTAAGGTCATTGCTAATCGTTTATAGCCGTTGCTTCATCTCTATGCATTAAGAGTGTAGAAACTTACAGTATTATGTTGATCAGAGTTAGTATAGGGCCATTGTGATACAAAGATAAGTTGTAATATTTTCTTGTAATGATTAGTTCGATTATTTTACAGAGCAAAAGGCAGGATCTTTCATTAGTACAAAAAGAGAATCCATTGATGCAAACATATGATTGATGCCTGAACAACCATTCGGTCTCAACAACAAGACTACCGACAAGTCTTGGCATATTTGCTGTATGAAAGTACAAGAGCAACCAACTTGTCCCTGTAACTGCAGTTTCCAGCAGAATATAAACCAACAAGTATGAAAGAAAAGATGAACACAACACAAGAATTTAACAAAGCGCAGCACTATGCTACGTTGTGGATCAGCTAAACTGGATTTAGACTTGTATTCATAACAAGGCCTACATACAATTCTCTCAAATTTAATATCTAGACAAATCATGCCTCTTCTTCATTCTCccaaaataatgaaaaaaaatggGTTACATTACATCCGCTACATATAAAAGCGCAGAAGCATTCTACTCTCCTTCGGGTGCAGAATCACCATTTACATAAGCATTATCCAGCAATACAGATCGGACCTTGTGTCTTCATCAAGAGTGTGGTTATGCATGTAGCAAACTATGCACAAGGGGTGTCTATGTCATTGTAAATTGTAATGAGCtaacaaaaaataaagtttaatcTAGTTCACTTTCCACAGGTTTTTTATTAGCAGGTTACTATGAATTTGATCTCCTCTTGTGATCTATGTGGTTCTCAACTATACCCAGGAACAATAGCGAACACTCCTAGCAAATAATTCACCAATAATCTCCGCAAGAACAAACTCCATCTCTAAAATGATGAAAGCGGTTGGTGTCTCTGACAAAAATCTCTCTCTTTTCGTAGCTGGATATGAATTTTATAACAGCATGACAATCACCACAGATCCTAAGGTTCTTAATCACTTGAAGGGGTAACCCTGGGGAAGTGTTCAAAAGCCCTAACACTACTGCCAATTTCTCACTGTGTCCACATAATATCTGCTCCTTGTCATGCTCCTCAACATCTTGCAATACAAAGTTGGTGTCCGGAAAGCAACCTGACTTTTTCATTTCCATGCTCAGTTCAGCAATTTTTTCAATTATTTGGGTCATTTGGGGATGTGAGTTGTCACCAGCGAGGAGCATATGCACTTTGCTCTTGATCTCAATCCAACTACAGCCAGGATTCTTCTTCAAACCTCTATTTTTCATCATATTCCTCACCATATCTACTTCATCCCACATTGCCTTAGAAGCATAAATATTTGATAGAAGAATGTAGTTGCCAGGATTTTGGGGTTCCAACTCAAAGAGTTCCTTGGCAGCAATCTCACCTAAGCTAACATTATTATGCACTCTGCAAGAACTAAGCAAAGAGCCCCAAACACAAGCATCAGGTTTCACTGGCATTTCCTtgatcatgtcatatgcctcttgCAGCCTCCCAGCACGACCCAGAAGATTCACCATGCAAGCATAGTGCTCGATCCTAGGTTCAATGCCATAATCTTTCAACATGCTGTTGAAATAACCCTGACCTTCATCCGTGAACCCTCCTTGGCTGCATGCAGATAACACACAAACGAAGCTAATAGAATCAGGCTTTTGCCAACATCTTTTCATCAATTGAAAGATGTCAATAGCTTCCTTAGTCTTTCCATGCATTGCATATCCAGCCATTAACGCATTCCAGGACACCAAATTTCTGGTGGGCATCATATC
The DNA window shown above is from Euphorbia lathyris chromosome 1, ddEupLath1.1, whole genome shotgun sequence and carries:
- the LOC136210907 gene encoding AAA-ATPase At2g18193-like, coding for MSNPAYSAILRMVALLIQNLSSFPSTSSLLSLYASFSTSLMLFRNVYHELVPKKLEEFLKAKFKSYFSTYKISPCYDTFIIDDSWKGISRNKLLEIAKFYLSTKIGPKNKIIRVGKFSGQKKLTAGLVRGQEIVDSFQGIDIKWHFDLQSREDGGGEYFKLSFEAKHRDKVFDEYLKHIITIHKSMTTNNKERVLMLYSLCRGNWRSIEFEHSATFDTIAMDSDLKKSIIQDIDRFLTRKDYYKRIGKAWKRGYLLYGPPGTGKSSLIAAMANYLKYDIYVLELSDIGSDYQLRSTILETDRKSIIVVEDIDCTSEVHDRSKSDEDSDSSDSSCDSDDKDVSFSLSSLLNCVDGLWSSSLEERIIVFTTNHKEVLDPALLRPGRMDMHIHMSYCSREGYRVLVSNYLEIKEHPLFKEIDEVIESVEATPASLAEEMMKSDDPDIALAQVLKFLNQKKIEKAAAQDDENSLT